Proteins co-encoded in one Candidatus Stoquefichus sp. SB1 genomic window:
- a CDS encoding PTS sugar transporter subunit IIA — protein MNERQQFILEFLIHASSPVSIDSIVSQVQKSKRTILRDLSTIKMYLEAENIGELINNTSGYKINITEVEKYKDLMNQYINDEEVILYELVQREYLTIDDLSQCLYVSKMTASEKMNTVKTNYAHYLNIEVSRKGHRLNETIIKKCMLLCNLIENNLKYYLNLFQISYENYLCLEELISHNQQIKEDFPNCSTHQIAILFIAATIYQGDYDNQDIHEPEFLDYYQKANIHANKKADMILQTISLHCIDIHLSLSKQHIYRILGLMKNEMMIDLDEEDELVYQLYDHLKRVLCFPHYLKMKEIYNISDFKALYPFSFDLSFKFIQYLKQLYHYEIPNTDFIGLYFAVCLEKIKEKKHKIIIYSSKNAIAYLNKQLLMDYMNNIEVFLTKTLDKEILQGASLIIDSIGDLKLNDIEVIYMDHILNEEEMISIETILDNVSIHKNKYSIFPKSLSYEYHVKEDDTWEQILNNVCLKLQETNTINNEEKTAILNRENHGNALIINNYIIPHCISKKENFCICVYIHLDKDIVVDERHIQHVLVTVLNPLVQKNVYLFKFLYNYLNENRETLQDISTYDQFIKLI, from the coding sequence ATGAATGAAAGACAACAATTTATTCTTGAATTTTTAATTCATGCATCATCACCTGTTTCTATTGATTCTATTGTATCTCAAGTTCAAAAATCAAAACGGACAATTTTAAGAGATTTATCAACAATTAAAATGTATTTAGAAGCAGAAAATATAGGGGAACTGATTAATAATACAAGTGGTTATAAGATTAATATTACTGAAGTTGAAAAATATAAAGATTTAATGAATCAATATATTAATGATGAAGAAGTTATTCTCTATGAACTTGTTCAAAGAGAATATTTAACAATAGATGATTTATCTCAATGTTTATATGTTTCTAAAATGACAGCTTCTGAAAAAATGAATACTGTTAAAACCAACTATGCTCATTATTTAAATATTGAAGTCAGTAGAAAAGGTCATCGTTTAAATGAAACAATTATAAAAAAATGTATGCTGTTATGTAATTTAATTGAAAACAATCTAAAATATTATCTTAATTTATTTCAGATTTCCTATGAAAATTATCTATGTTTAGAAGAATTAATATCACATAATCAGCAAATAAAAGAAGATTTTCCTAACTGCAGTACACATCAAATTGCTATTCTCTTTATTGCTGCAACAATATATCAAGGAGATTATGATAATCAGGATATACATGAACCAGAGTTTTTAGATTATTATCAAAAAGCAAATATACATGCTAATAAAAAGGCAGATATGATTTTACAGACAATTTCTTTGCATTGTATTGATATTCATTTATCTTTATCTAAACAACATATATATCGTATATTAGGATTAATGAAAAATGAAATGATGATAGATTTAGATGAAGAAGATGAATTGGTATATCAATTATATGATCATTTAAAAAGGGTTTTATGTTTTCCACATTATTTAAAGATGAAAGAAATCTATAATATTTCTGATTTTAAAGCATTATATCCATTTTCTTTTGATTTAAGTTTTAAATTTATTCAATATTTAAAACAATTATATCATTATGAAATACCAAATACTGATTTTATTGGACTTTATTTTGCAGTATGTTTAGAAAAAATAAAAGAAAAGAAACATAAAATTATTATTTATTCTTCTAAAAATGCTATCGCATATTTAAATAAACAATTATTAATGGATTATATGAATAATATTGAAGTCTTTTTAACAAAGACATTAGATAAAGAGATATTACAAGGGGCTTCATTAATTATTGATAGTATTGGAGATTTAAAATTAAATGATATTGAAGTGATTTATATGGATCATATTCTTAATGAAGAAGAAATGATTTCTATAGAGACAATTTTAGATAATGTTAGTATTCATAAAAATAAATATTCTATATTTCCAAAAAGTCTCAGTTATGAATATCATGTTAAAGAAGATGATACATGGGAACAAATTCTTAATAATGTTTGTTTAAAATTACAAGAAACAAATACAATTAACAATGAAGAAAAAACAGCAATATTAAATAGAGAAAATCATGGTAATGCTCTCATTATCAATAATTACATTATTCCTCATTGCATTAGTAAAAAAGAAAACTTTTGCATCTGTGTCTATATTCATTTAGATAAAGATATTGTTGTCGATGAACGTCATATCCAACATGTCTTAGTAACAGTCTTAAATCCATTAGTTCAAAAAAATGTTTATCTATTTAAGTTTCTATATAATTATCTAAATGAAAACAGAGAAACATTACAAGATATTTCAACATATGACCAATTTATAAAATTGATATAA
- a CDS encoding PD-(D/E)XK nuclease family transposase has protein sequence MSQNKQGKKGVSLFCSDYFFHYLMHHSENFRRELCSCVSGYDDMSIVEVVYCDTYGLNKESSKMVLDVVVKDDFGRYYNFEMQNGYIGEDELGRFQLYAMRLVERQLQDGKNYGELEKVIQLIIYTGSPVKNYDHDYHIARLYDDQYQIMMEKGLLEFHILQTQRMEADNMELKSEGIREVFWMFADEENHKKKPKTKLGKEVVGLYESYQNSDEFLTYCNIERDRLIIKSRMMQSEKSGIAKGKEIGIAKGKEIGFAEGKAEEKRENCLKIIKGKYPNCSLEWLKTCTMEQLDKVFELIYLDISYEEFKKEVLGQ, from the coding sequence ATGAGTCAAAACAAACAAGGAAAAAAAGGAGTTTCATTATTCTGTTCGGATTATTTTTTTCATTACCTGATGCATCATAGCGAAAACTTTCGAAGGGAACTTTGCAGTTGTGTTTCTGGCTATGATGATATGAGTATAGTTGAAGTTGTCTATTGTGATACATATGGTTTGAACAAAGAAAGTTCTAAGATGGTTCTGGATGTTGTGGTTAAGGATGATTTTGGCAGATACTATAATTTTGAAATGCAGAATGGATATATTGGTGAGGATGAACTGGGAAGATTTCAGCTTTATGCAATGAGACTGGTAGAACGACAGCTACAGGATGGCAAAAACTACGGAGAACTTGAAAAAGTGATACAACTGATTATTTATACAGGTTCACCTGTTAAAAATTATGATCATGACTATCATATCGCACGATTATACGATGACCAGTATCAGATAATGATGGAAAAAGGATTATTGGAGTTTCATATCTTACAGACACAAAGAATGGAGGCAGATAATATGGAATTAAAAAGTGAAGGTATCAGAGAGGTATTTTGGATGTTTGCAGATGAGGAGAATCATAAGAAAAAACCTAAAACGAAATTAGGGAAAGAAGTGGTTGGGTTATATGAAAGTTATCAGAACTCAGATGAATTTCTCACTTATTGTAATATTGAAAGAGATAGGCTTATTATTAAATCAAGAATGATGCAATCTGAGAAAAGTGGGATTGCCAAAGGAAAAGAGATTGGAATTGCCAAAGGAAAGGAGATTGGATTTGCTGAAGGAAAAGCCGAAGAAAAACGAGAAAACTGTCTAAAAATCATCAAAGGAAAATATCCGAACTGTTCATTAGAGTGGTTAAAGACATGTACAATGGAACAGTTGGATAAAGTTTTTGAACTTATTTATCTGGATATCAGTTATGAAGAATTTAAGAAGGAAGTCTTAGGTCAGTAA
- a CDS encoding iron-containing alcohol dehydrogenase, which translates to MYFEFMNKTKIYAGKNALSQLNYECQQYHMKHPLIITDDVLYQLNYVRILQKHLSIPYSLFTHVPVDSSTEVVEEIKTFYIQEKCDGIIALGGGSVLDTAKGVYLMISQQCDRIQDIMGFEDLKVGLQVPFFAIPTTSGTGSEATCVAVVNDPHKHVKLEIISQHIQSDVAFLDPVFTIHLPLKTTASTSIDALVHAIEAYSCAGKNPISDIYAISAISLISTHLPKIIQDPKDEDLRSQLALASYLAGVAFSNSMVGIVHAIGHALGAVCHIPHGEAMSMLLIPCMRFNLSVNHELYGDLLLYLGQKEVYAKTPNEKRGEQTIVMIEELLKQLHVSVGLPISLKSIETLHEHIEEIAEKALNDGALLVNNRYTYKEDIISILEGQYGY; encoded by the coding sequence ATGTATTTTGAATTTATGAATAAAACAAAAATTTATGCTGGTAAAAATGCTTTAAGTCAACTTAATTATGAATGTCAACAATATCATATGAAACATCCTCTTATTATTACTGATGATGTTTTGTATCAATTAAATTATGTTCGTATATTACAAAAACATTTATCCATTCCTTATAGTCTATTTACTCATGTCCCTGTAGACTCTTCTACTGAAGTTGTCGAAGAAATCAAAACCTTTTATATTCAGGAAAAATGTGATGGTATTATTGCTCTTGGTGGTGGTAGTGTTTTAGACACAGCAAAAGGTGTTTATTTAATGATATCTCAACAATGTGATCGTATTCAAGATATCATGGGGTTTGAAGATTTAAAAGTTGGTTTACAAGTGCCATTTTTTGCGATTCCAACAACAAGTGGAACAGGTAGTGAAGCCACTTGTGTGGCAGTTGTCAACGATCCTCACAAACATGTCAAATTAGAAATTATTTCTCAACATATTCAAAGTGATGTCGCCTTTTTAGATCCTGTCTTTACCATCCATTTACCATTAAAAACCACTGCTTCAACATCTATAGATGCCTTAGTTCATGCGATTGAAGCCTATTCTTGTGCTGGTAAAAACCCAATTAGTGATATTTATGCTATAAGTGCTATTTCTCTTATTTCTACTCACTTGCCTAAAATAATTCAAGATCCTAAAGATGAAGATTTACGTTCTCAGCTTGCCTTAGCTTCTTATTTAGCAGGTGTTGCTTTCTCTAATTCTATGGTAGGGATTGTTCATGCGATTGGTCATGCATTAGGGGCTGTCTGTCATATCCCTCATGGTGAAGCAATGAGCATGTTATTGATTCCTTGCATGCGATTTAATCTTTCTGTAAATCATGAGTTATATGGTGATTTATTACTTTATTTAGGTCAGAAAGAAGTCTATGCAAAAACACCAAATGAAAAACGTGGTGAACAAACGATTGTCATGATTGAGGAATTATTAAAACAATTGCATGTTTCTGTTGGATTACCGATTTCGTTAAAGTCTATTGAGACACTTCATGAACATATTGAAGAAATTGCTGAAAAAGCATTGAATGATGGTGCTTTATTAGTGAATAATCGTTATACTTATAAAGAAGATATTATTTCTATTTTGGAGGGACAATATGGATATTAA
- a CDS encoding fructose-specific PTS transporter subunit EIIC, producing the protein MSQKLKIVAVTNCPAGIAHTYMVAEAFEKKARELGHEIHVETQGASGVENALTDQQIAEADYVILAVGRGITDSDKARFSGKKIVNIKISDALKEVNVVFDELEQRSEVFIAEQSSIKLGSQKSQSGSMMSHIMAGISAALPFVIGGGVLVAVANILMRFGLPYNGFEDGMVPTFTWIIESIGYLGFKFMIPIMGAYIANSIGDKPALGPAFIITYFANDSAMLGTESGAGFLGAIFFGVTIGYFVKWIKSFKYSKSVKSLMNLTIIPALTIFIFGLIAYYLVGPFLGTLMSTILNFLNNVPAQYQIPLAFVIGAMLAFDMGGPINKIAWTFCFALVAEKVYTWYAIVGVVAQVPPVAAGILAYIKPKLFPEELHDTAASAIIVGATVATEPAIPFALSDPIPMITANTLAGGITGVVTILLGIERLAPGIGVFDPLLGLMTPGWAFYVAYAFGVVLNIVLILLFKKIFKKKDA; encoded by the coding sequence ATGAGTCAGAAGTTAAAAATTGTTGCAGTGACGAATTGTCCTGCTGGGATAGCACATACATACATGGTAGCTGAAGCTTTTGAGAAAAAAGCAAGAGAACTTGGACATGAAATTCATGTGGAAACACAAGGTGCAAGTGGGGTTGAGAATGCATTGACTGATCAACAGATTGCTGAAGCTGATTATGTTATTTTAGCAGTAGGAAGGGGAATTACTGATTCTGATAAAGCAAGATTTAGTGGTAAGAAAATTGTTAACATTAAAATTAGTGATGCTTTAAAAGAAGTGAATGTTGTTTTTGATGAATTAGAACAAAGAAGTGAAGTGTTTATTGCAGAACAATCAAGTATTAAGTTAGGTAGTCAAAAATCACAAAGTGGAAGTATGATGTCACATATTATGGCAGGTATTTCAGCTGCGTTACCATTTGTTATTGGGGGCGGAGTTTTGGTTGCTGTTGCTAATATTTTGATGAGATTTGGATTACCATATAATGGTTTTGAAGATGGTATGGTACCAACTTTCACATGGATTATTGAATCTATTGGATATTTAGGATTTAAGTTTATGATTCCAATTATGGGTGCATATATTGCCAATAGTATTGGAGATAAACCAGCTTTAGGACCTGCATTTATTATTACATATTTTGCTAATGATAGTGCTATGTTAGGAACTGAATCTGGAGCAGGTTTCTTAGGAGCTATTTTCTTTGGGGTTACAATTGGGTATTTTGTAAAATGGATTAAATCATTTAAATATTCAAAATCAGTAAAATCATTAATGAATTTAACAATTATTCCAGCATTAACAATTTTTATCTTTGGTTTAATTGCTTATTATTTAGTAGGTCCATTCTTAGGAACATTAATGTCTACAATCTTAAATTTCTTAAACAATGTTCCTGCACAATATCAGATTCCTCTTGCATTTGTTATCGGAGCAATGCTTGCATTTGATATGGGAGGACCAATTAATAAAATAGCATGGACATTCTGTTTTGCATTAGTTGCAGAAAAAGTATATACTTGGTATGCAATCGTTGGTGTTGTTGCACAAGTTCCACCAGTTGCGGCAGGGATTCTTGCCTACATTAAACCAAAATTATTTCCAGAAGAATTACATGATACAGCAGCTTCGGCTATTATTGTTGGGGCAACAGTTGCAACAGAACCAGCTATTCCATTTGCTTTATCAGATCCAATTCCAATGATTACTGCGAATACATTAGCAGGAGGAATAACAGGTGTTGTTACTATTCTATTAGGAATTGAACGTTTAGCTCCTGGAATTGGTGTATTTGATCCTCTACTTGGATTAATGACACCAGGATGGGCATTCTATGTAGCCTATGCATTTGGTGTTGTATTAAATATTGTATTAATTCTGTTATTTAAAAAGATATTTAAAAAAAAGGACGCATAA
- a CDS encoding cell division protein FtsQ/DivIB codes for MGKYVYNEYDENPVFRTYKQRKKRKLKKKVKIIGFVIVLLMIIGFLCSSYSRIQSIQIVGSEKMTDEQILEHVSVNQSSVYFLVNKARIVEELKALDHIQNATVQMNWKGDLKINIEEAIPIAYAQINQTYYEINDIGKVVTVKQKEVETLRGLPFVQNFHSIDLLKQFAEGFYKVPSLIQNEISDIILEPQNADPTRLKCLMKEEKKIYVRIEDLATRLDDSQFNYEAFKAASQDKCTFSIEGNYVYMEPCE; via the coding sequence ATGGGGAAATATGTTTATAATGAATATGATGAAAATCCAGTTTTTCGTACATATAAACAAAGAAAGAAAAGAAAATTAAAGAAAAAGGTTAAAATTATTGGTTTTGTGATTGTTTTGTTAATGATTATTGGTTTCTTATGTAGTTCCTATTCTCGTATTCAATCTATCCAAATTGTTGGAAGTGAGAAAATGACTGATGAACAAATCCTTGAACATGTTTCAGTCAATCAATCTTCTGTTTATTTTTTAGTTAATAAGGCAAGGATTGTAGAAGAACTTAAGGCCTTAGATCATATTCAAAATGCAACAGTACAAATGAATTGGAAAGGTGATTTAAAGATTAATATAGAAGAAGCGATACCTATTGCTTATGCACAAATAAATCAAACTTATTATGAAATTAATGATATAGGGAAAGTAGTAACTGTTAAACAAAAAGAAGTAGAAACATTAAGAGGATTACCTTTTGTACAAAATTTTCATTCCATTGATTTATTAAAACAATTTGCTGAGGGATTTTATAAGGTTCCAAGCCTGATACAAAATGAAATCAGTGATATTATATTAGAACCACAAAATGCGGATCCTACAAGATTAAAATGTTTAATGAAAGAAGAAAAGAAGATTTATGTAAGAATAGAAGATTTAGCGACACGTTTAGATGATAGTCAATTTAACTATGAAGCTTTTAAAGCAGCATCACAAGATAAATGTACATTTAGTATTGAAGGAAATTATGTCTATATGGAACCGTGTGAATAA
- a CDS encoding MalY/PatB family protein: MKINFDEINDRKGTYCTQWDYIEDRFGKSDLLPFSISDTDFKIPVPITQQLEKVLQHQIFGYTRWNHDDFKTAIQQFFKRRFDCEIVKDWIVYSPSVIYSVSVLLRLLSQENDSVICFNPMYDAFFNVVQKNNRKLISCHLQSQNHSFQIDFEDFEKKAKNCQILLLCSPHNPTGRVWSQEELHKIIDICKKYQIKIISDEIHMDIILTNRKHQPILKYLTQYEDMYLVSSSSKTMNTPGLGGSYAIIPNTQIREQFLIQTKEKDFVNSANIMGMYACMVGYQKCDDYIDQLIDYIKGNMQYVEHFLKENLPDFSFQMPEATYLAWIDVRKVPFSMNQIQKAFIDIGGIAVMDGQVYGENGQGFLRMNCGCPRSKLEEGLKRMKKAMDAIEQEKKL; encoded by the coding sequence ATGAAGATAAATTTTGATGAAATCAATGATCGGAAAGGAACATATTGTACACAGTGGGACTATATTGAAGATCGTTTTGGAAAAAGTGATTTATTACCTTTTTCTATTTCTGATACTGATTTCAAAATACCTGTACCAATTACACAACAACTAGAAAAAGTGTTACAACATCAGATATTTGGTTATACAAGATGGAATCATGATGATTTTAAAACAGCAATCCAACAATTCTTTAAAAGAAGATTTGATTGTGAAATTGTTAAGGATTGGATTGTATATAGTCCAAGTGTCATTTATAGTGTTTCTGTTTTATTAAGACTACTTAGTCAAGAAAATGATTCAGTTATTTGTTTTAATCCAATGTATGATGCGTTTTTTAATGTTGTACAAAAGAATAATAGAAAATTAATATCTTGTCATCTTCAATCTCAAAATCATTCTTTTCAAATTGATTTTGAAGATTTTGAAAAGAAAGCTAAAAATTGTCAGATTTTATTATTATGTTCACCTCATAATCCAACTGGAAGAGTATGGAGTCAAGAAGAACTTCATAAAATTATTGATATATGTAAAAAGTATCAAATCAAAATTATATCAGATGAAATACATATGGATATTATACTTACTAATCGAAAACATCAGCCCATTCTTAAATATTTAACACAATATGAAGATATGTATTTAGTTTCTTCTTCAAGTAAAACAATGAATACACCTGGTCTTGGTGGTTCTTATGCTATTATTCCCAATACTCAAATCAGAGAACAATTCTTAATTCAAACAAAAGAAAAAGATTTTGTAAACTCAGCCAATATTATGGGAATGTATGCGTGCATGGTGGGTTATCAAAAATGTGATGATTACATAGACCAGTTAATTGATTATATTAAGGGGAATATGCAATATGTAGAACATTTTCTAAAAGAAAATCTTCCTGATTTTTCATTTCAGATGCCAGAAGCGACATATCTTGCATGGATTGATGTAAGAAAGGTTCCTTTTTCAATGAATCAAATTCAAAAAGCGTTTATTGATATAGGTGGTATTGCTGTGATGGATGGTCAAGTTTATGGTGAAAATGGACAAGGATTTTTGCGTATGAATTGTGGTTGTCCAAGAAGTAAATTAGAAGAAGGATTAAAAAGGATGAAAAAAGCGATGGATGCTATTGAGCAGGAGAAAAAGTTATGA
- the pfkA gene encoding 6-phosphofructokinase, which translates to MNKIAILTSGGDAPGMNAAIRAITRVASKKQIEVYGVQDGYAGLVQGQIKRLKNSDVSEVLSRGGTILGSSRLPEFVEETVQLQAVHQLQKRGIEGLIVIGGDGSYRGALELSQKGICCIGVPGTIDNDINGTDETIGFHTALYNIVDAVNKLRDTSSSHHRCFVIEVMGNNRDSLALYSGIACGSEFIITKNTGYDEDYIVKMMDFYEKEQGKKHAIIIASENMIDVEKLAERISKETHFSGRSIVLGHIQRGGSPVPQDRILASQMGQYAVELLIEHQSGYCVCKKDNHIIARKIDEALNDVNKIQEKMYQLFNELV; encoded by the coding sequence ATGAATAAAATAGCGATTTTAACATCTGGTGGGGATGCTCCTGGGATGAATGCTGCCATTAGAGCCATTACAAGAGTTGCAAGTAAAAAACAGATTGAAGTTTATGGTGTACAAGATGGTTATGCAGGACTTGTTCAAGGTCAAATCAAACGTCTTAAAAATAGTGATGTATCAGAAGTATTAAGTCGTGGAGGAACGATTCTTGGTTCTTCACGTTTGCCAGAATTTGTTGAAGAAACTGTTCAATTACAAGCTGTTCATCAATTACAAAAAAGAGGTATTGAAGGATTGATTGTCATTGGTGGTGATGGTTCTTATAGAGGAGCATTAGAATTAAGTCAGAAAGGAATTTGTTGTATTGGGGTTCCTGGAACGATTGATAATGATATTAATGGAACTGATGAAACAATCGGTTTTCATACAGCTTTGTATAATATTGTTGATGCGGTTAATAAATTAAGAGATACATCAAGTTCACATCATCGTTGTTTTGTAATTGAAGTGATGGGGAACAATCGTGATAGTTTAGCACTTTATTCTGGTATTGCTTGTGGCAGTGAATTTATTATTACAAAAAATACGGGATATGATGAAGATTATATTGTGAAAATGATGGATTTTTATGAGAAAGAACAAGGCAAAAAACATGCGATTATTATTGCTAGTGAAAATATGATAGATGTCGAGAAGCTGGCTGAAAGAATTTCTAAGGAAACACATTTTTCAGGACGTTCGATTGTTTTAGGACATATTCAAAGAGGTGGAAGTCCTGTTCCACAGGATCGTATTTTGGCTTCTCAAATGGGACAATATGCTGTAGAGTTATTAATTGAACATCAAAGTGGTTATTGTGTTTGTAAGAAAGATAATCATATTATTGCTAGAAAGATTGATGAAGCATTAAATGATGTGAATAAGATTCAGGAGAAGATGTATCAATTGTTTAATGAATTAGTTTAA
- a CDS encoding PTS fructose transporter subunit IIA: MSLVNKEDVVLELEGTTQKEILHNLALKAYELNRVDNAETFFEQLCLREKETTTGFGNGIAIPHARHKCVKQAGIIIARCQNGIEWNALDGQPVKTCICLIAPDDKNDFHLAMLSKLARKLIYEDFVDMLKNGDIETLLTEVNRVLEN, encoded by the coding sequence ATGAGTTTAGTGAATAAGGAAGATGTTGTTTTAGAATTAGAAGGGACAACACAAAAAGAAATATTGCATAATCTTGCTTTAAAAGCTTATGAATTAAATCGTGTTGATAATGCAGAAACTTTTTTTGAACAATTATGTTTAAGAGAAAAAGAAACAACAACAGGGTTTGGTAATGGAATAGCAATTCCACATGCTAGACATAAATGTGTAAAACAAGCAGGAATTATTATTGCGAGATGTCAAAATGGAATAGAATGGAATGCCTTAGATGGTCAACCTGTAAAAACTTGTATTTGTTTAATTGCTCCAGATGATAAGAATGATTTTCATTTGGCAATGTTATCAAAACTAGCAAGAAAATTAATTTATGAAGATTTTGTTGATATGTTAAAAAATGGTGATATTGAAACATTATTAACAGAAGTGAATCGTGTTTTAGAAAATTAG
- the metG gene encoding methionine--tRNA ligase, whose amino-acid sequence MKNEKDYYLTTAITYTSGKPHIGNTYEIILADAIARSKRQEGYNVYFQTGTDEHGQKIEIKANEAGVPPQQFVDEKAAVVKEIWDLMDTTYDRFMRTTDEYHIQQVQKIFKKLYDQGDIYLGHYEGKYCTACESFFTESQLVDGKCPDCGGEVHDAKEEAYFFKLSKYADRLIQHIEDHPEFIQPVSRKNEMMNNFLKPGLQDLCVSRTSFTWSIPVDFDPKHVVYVWIDALTNYITGLGYDVDGNHGELYKRYWPADLHLIGKDIVRFHTIYWPIMLMALDIPLPKQVFGHPWLLQGESKMSKSKGNVIYADDLVNIFGVDAVRYYVLHEIPYDNDGSITWDLLVERINSDLANILGNLVNRTIAMTNKYFDGIVTNPKVNEPVDDELKEIALAMPQKVQTLMDEYKASKALDEIFVLLRRTNKYIDDTMPWALAKEEDKKDRLATVLYNLIEAIRFAAIALEPYMPSTSTKILDQIHTDQREMKDLTTFGLYKEDTKVTDKPQQLFARLDPKEVEKKVEALQPKKAEPKEDENQITIDDFAKIELIVGTVEKCEKHPDADKLLVSQINIGKETRQIVSGIADFYTPEEMIGKKVIVVANLKPAKLRGVESQGMILAGSKKKVLELATVESLPNGTKIR is encoded by the coding sequence ATGAAAAACGAAAAAGATTATTACTTAACAACAGCAATTACTTATACTTCTGGTAAGCCTCATATTGGAAATACATATGAAATTATTTTAGCAGATGCAATCGCAAGAAGTAAAAGACAAGAAGGATACAATGTTTATTTTCAAACAGGAACAGATGAACATGGACAAAAAATTGAAATTAAAGCGAATGAAGCAGGTGTTCCACCTCAACAATTTGTTGATGAAAAAGCAGCAGTTGTTAAAGAAATATGGGATTTAATGGATACAACTTATGATCGTTTTATGAGAACAACAGATGAATATCATATTCAACAAGTTCAAAAGATATTTAAGAAATTATATGATCAAGGTGATATTTATTTAGGACATTATGAAGGAAAGTATTGTACTGCTTGTGAATCATTTTTTACAGAATCTCAATTAGTTGATGGAAAATGTCCTGATTGTGGTGGAGAAGTTCATGATGCCAAAGAAGAAGCCTATTTCTTTAAATTATCTAAATATGCAGATCGTTTGATTCAACATATTGAAGATCATCCTGAATTCATTCAGCCAGTTTCAAGAAAAAATGAAATGATGAATAACTTCTTAAAACCAGGATTACAAGATTTATGTGTATCACGTACTTCATTTACTTGGTCTATTCCAGTTGATTTTGATCCTAAGCATGTTGTTTATGTATGGATTGATGCTTTAACAAATTATATTACTGGTCTTGGTTATGATGTTGATGGAAATCATGGAGAATTATATAAGAGATATTGGCCAGCAGATTTACATTTGATTGGTAAGGATATTGTGAGATTCCATACAATTTATTGGCCAATTATGTTAATGGCATTAGATATTCCTTTACCTAAACAAGTCTTTGGACATCCTTGGTTATTACAAGGTGAAAGTAAAATGTCTAAATCAAAAGGAAATGTTATTTATGCTGATGATTTAGTTAATATCTTTGGAGTAGATGCTGTTAGATATTATGTTTTACATGAAATTCCTTATGATAATGATGGAAGTATTACTTGGGATTTATTAGTAGAACGTATTAATTCAGATTTAGCAAATATTTTAGGAAACTTAGTGAATAGAACAATTGCTATGACAAATAAATATTTTGATGGAATTGTCACAAATCCAAAAGTAAATGAACCAGTAGATGATGAATTAAAAGAAATTGCTTTAGCTATGCCACAAAAAGTACAAACATTAATGGATGAATATAAAGCTTCTAAAGCATTAGATGAAATCTTTGTCTTATTAAGAAGAACAAATAAATATATAGATGATACAATGCCTTGGGCACTTGCTAAGGAAGAAGATAAAAAAGATCGTTTAGCAACAGTTCTCTATAATTTAATAGAAGCTATTCGTTTTGCTGCAATTGCATTAGAACCATATATGCCTTCAACTTCTACAAAAATCTTAGATCAAATTCATACTGATCAAAGAGAAATGAAAGATCTCACAACTTTTGGTTTATATAAAGAAGATACAAAAGTAACAGATAAACCACAACAATTGTTTGCTAGATTAGATCCAAAAGAAGTAGAAAAGAAAGTAGAAGCATTACAACCAAAAAAAGCAGAACCAAAAGAAGATGAAAATCAAATAACTATAGATGATTTTGCAAAAATAGAATTAATTGTTGGAACAGTAGAAAAATGTGAAAAACATCCTGATGCTGATAAATTATTAGTTTCTCAAATCAATATAGGAAAAGAAACAAGACAAATTGTTTCAGGAATTGCAGATTTTTATACACCTGAGGAAATGATAGGAAAGAAAGTTATTGTTGTTGCTAATCTTAAACCAGCGAAGTTAAGAGGAGTAGAATCACAAGGTATGATTCTTGCTGGTTCTAAGAAAAAAGTATTAGAACTTGCGACTGTTGAATCATTACCAAATGGTACAAAAATTAGATAA